The genome window GCGTTACGCTACGTCCTGCGTGGGATGACGGGTGAAACCCTCGCCGAACTGCAGGCCTCGACGATCGCCCGTGCAGAGGAGTTCCAGCGCGATCTCGCACAGGCACAGACCAAACTGGGCGAGATCGGAGCGAACCGGCTGCGTGACGGCGACGTCGTGATGACTCACTGTCACTCGACCGACGCACTGGCGTGTGTCGAGGCCGCCCTCGAGGACGGCAAAGAGATCGAGGCAATCGTCAAGGAAACCCGCCCACGCAAACAGGGACACATCGCGGCCCGCCAACTGCGCGAGTGGGGCGTTCCGGTGACGCTGATCGTCGACAACGCCGCCCGGCGCTATCTCGATCGGACGGACCACGTTCTGGTCGGCGCTGACAGCATCGCCGCCGACGGCAGCGTCGTCAACAAGATCGGGACCAGCGGACTGGCAGTCACCGCCCGCGAGCGTGGCGTGGCGGTGATGGTCGCCGCCCAGACGATCAAACTGCACCCGGATACGATGACCGGCCACACCGTCGAGATCGAGATGCGCGACGAAACGGAGGTCGTCTCGAAGGCCGAGCGAGCCGAGATTGCGGGCGACATCGACGAGGAACTGCGAGTCGAGAACCCGGCGTTCGACGTCACGCCACCTCGCCACGTCGATGCGATCGTAACCGAACGCGGCCAGTTTCCACCCGAGAGCATCGTCGTCCTCATGCGAGAGCTGTTCGGCGGCTCCACCGGCGAGCCCTGGGAGCCCTGAGCCGAGTCGCACTCGAGTCCCGTCGGCAGATTCGGGATCCATTCCATCCGAGGTTCTGAGTGATAATCGGAAACGGTTAGTCGCTGGTGTGAGCCAATGGGGATATGGTGTTACCAGAGGGGTTCGTGCTCCCGCCGTGGTACCTCCTGGGGCCGACGCTGGTGATCCTGGGTGGGGTCGTGGCGTTTCTGTGGTCGCTCGATCCGCCGGTGACCGACCGCACGGTGCTCGCGTTCGTGCCGTGGATGCTGTTTGGCTCTACGCTTCACGTCCTCCACCGGCTCGAGGCGTATCCCACCGAGATCGCAGTCATGTTCGCCTCGCCGGGCGTCTATCTCGTGACCGCGACCGCCGCCGGAATCGCCTGGGCGCTGGGGATCGTTCTCCACGCTGCCGGCCTCCAGGCGACGAGCGAACGGCTCCCGGGGATCGTCGGCACCGGCTTTTTCGTCGTGTTCACGATGTTCGCCATCTTTACGAGCTGGGACGCTGGCACCTTCGAGCCGTTCTGGCCGGTTATCTCCGTCGTCATCGCCGGAATCATCACCGCACTCGCCTGGCTCGGGCTCGGGCTCTGGTTTACCGACGTCGCCGCGACCACGAGCCTCACCGGCGTCATCGTCGTCTTCGGCCACGCGTTAGACGGCGTCTCGACCGGGATCGGCTACGATCTCCTCGGCGCCCACGAGGAAGTCCCCGTCTCGCGGTTCGTCCTCGAGACGGCCGAGGGACTCCCGACCG of Natrarchaeobaculum sulfurireducens contains these proteins:
- a CDS encoding ribose 1,5-bisphosphate isomerase, with protein sequence MTDDRVGVLPAVESTATDIAEMRIRGAATIADAAAEALATQAHQTQAEGPEAFREDLRAAAQTLYETRPTAVSLPNALRYVLRGMTGETLAELQASTIARAEEFQRDLAQAQTKLGEIGANRLRDGDVVMTHCHSTDALACVEAALEDGKEIEAIVKETRPRKQGHIAARQLREWGVPVTLIVDNAARRYLDRTDHVLVGADSIAADGSVVNKIGTSGLAVTARERGVAVMVAAQTIKLHPDTMTGHTVEIEMRDETEVVSKAERAEIAGDIDEELRVENPAFDVTPPRHVDAIVTERGQFPPESIVVLMRELFGGSTGEPWEP
- a CDS encoding DUF63 family protein: MVLPEGFVLPPWYLLGPTLVILGGVVAFLWSLDPPVTDRTVLAFVPWMLFGSTLHVLHRLEAYPTEIAVMFASPGVYLVTATAAGIAWALGIVLHAAGLQATSERLPGIVGTGFFVVFTMFAIFTSWDAGTFEPFWPVISVVIAGIITALAWLGLGLWFTDVAATTSLTGVIVVFGHALDGVSTGIGYDLLGAHEEVPVSRFVLETAEGLPTAEVIGAGWLFVLLKVALAVVVLGLFREFVEEAPRQARLLLAFIAAVGLGPGVHNVLLFMIA